CGCCCATCGTCAAGGCGACATGGTCGGGATGCGTGACGTTGACGATACCGTACTGGGAGCCCGCCTCGAGCGAGACGCCTTCCCTGTCGGTCAGCGTCAGCATGAACTCGCAGGCGCGGGCGCAATCGACCCCGCTGCCCTCGAGCATGATGTAGACGTAGCAGTCGAGCTGGGTGAACGCGGACGTGTTGGCCGCGCAGACCGTGGCGTCGCCGTCGAAGAAGATGGCGAGCGACGGGTTCTCGGGCACGTCGATCGTCAGCGTGTACGGCATGGAGACCGTCTCGCTGCCCGCGTCGGTGCACTCGATCGTGAACGTCCATTCCCCGGCGTCGTCCGTCATGCCGACGATCTCGCCGTCAGCCGTCATGCTGAAGCCCGCGGGAAGCGAGCTGCCGATGGCGAGCGACCACGAGTAGGGCTCGGAACCGTTGACGGCCTCGAGCTGCATGGCGTACGGCGAACAGGTGTAACCCGCGGGAACCGTGGCCGTGGTGATCTCGAAATCGGCCGGTTCCGGGGTCGGCGTCACCGTGGAATCGTCATCTGAGCACGACATAACGAGCACGCTCAGCATGAGACCCATCAGGACTACGAAGACTTTCCTCATGGTGAGACCTCCTTCTCTCCAGTGAGTCCTGTACGTCCCCTCGGACGAGCGTTTCAGCAAGGGGTATGCCATACGGTCGCGGGGCCGGCCGGGGCGACTCATCACCTTGTTTCACAGGCGGTTGCATTTTGCCGGCGCTGCCCCGGGCGAGGGCGGGACGTTCCTTCTCGATTCTCATTCTGCCACGGACCGGTGTATCGGGCGGCGACATGGCGCCTTATGTCCAGTACTCCCTTGGATTTCCGGTTGTTCGCGTTTTCCAACGCCACGGATCGTCGCAATGCGCACGAACGCGGTTGGACGTGCAGCGCGCGGCTTGCGCGGGGGAATCCGCCGCCGGGGCGCTAATAGGTTGAATATCCACGGCCGGACGCGGTATATATCGGCAGACGCAGACGGCCGGCCCGGCCGTCCGCCCCGGAACGCAAACCGGAGGTATCCGATGATCGGCTGGATCGTCCTCATCGTGCTCGTTGTACTTCTCTTCGCCGCGATCGGCATCTACAACACCCTCGTCCGCCTGCGGAAACGCTGCGACAACGGGTGGGCCCAGATCGACGTGCAGCTCAAGCGGCGCTACGACCTCATTCCCAACCTCGTCGAAACGGCGAAAGGCTATCTCAAGCACGAGCGAGAGGTGCTCGAGAACGTCACGAAGGCCCGCCAGCAGGCGATCGACGCGAGCGGCGTCGCCGACCAGGCGAAGGCGGAGAACTTCCTCTCCCAGACGCTCCGCTCGCTCTTCGCCGTCGTGGAGAACTACCCGGACCTCAAGGGCAACCAGAGCATGATGGCCGTGCAGGAGGAGCTCGTCTCGACGGAGAACAAGATCTCCTTCGCGCGCCAGCACTACAACGACACGGTGATGGTCTACAACACCCGCACCGAGGTCTTCCCCTCGAACGTCGTCGCCGGCATGTTCGGATTCAAACCGCGCGATTTCTTCGAGCTGGAGGACGCCGCGCAGCGGGAGGCGCCGAAGGTCGACTTCTCGTAGGGGGTCCGGCCCGGTGCGGCGGGATCGTTTCGCCGGGGAAAGGAACGCACGGTGTACGCGGAAATCGCGCGGAACAGGCGCAACTCGTGGCTGCTCGTCGTCGTCGTCTCGGCGGTGCTTCTCCTGCTCGGCTGGGCGCTCGGCGAGTACTGGGGCAACTCGTGGTTCGGCGTCGGCCTCGCCGTGGCGGTCGCCGTCGTCACCTCGCTCGTCTCCTTTTTCGGGGGCGGTTCGATCATTTTGACGATGAGCCGGGCGAAGAAGATCGAGAAGAAGGACGCCCCGCAGCTCTTCAACGTCGTCGAGGAGCTCTCGATCGCCGCCGGGCTGCCGATGCCCGCCGTCTACCTCATCGACGACACGGCCCCGAACGCCTTCGCCACGGGGCGCGATCCCGAACACGCCGCGGTGGCCATCACCTCCGGGCTCCTCGAGAAGCTCACGCGCGACGAGCTCCAGGGGGTGATGGCGCACGAGCTCTCGCACGTGCGCAACCGCGACATCCTCTTCTCGATGATGGTGGGGATCATGGTGGGCTCGATCGTCCTGCTGAGCGACTTCTTCATGCGCTCGTTCCTGTGGGGCGGCGGCCGCCGCCGGAAGAGCGGGGGGAAGGACGGGGGCAATGCGATCTTCGCCGTCGTGGCGATCCTGCTCGCGATCGTCGCGCCGATCTTCGCCAAGCTGCTGCAACTCGCCGTTTCGCGACAGCGGGAGTATCTCGCCGACGCCTCGGCGGTGCAGCTCACCCGCTACCCGGCCGGGCTCGCCGGCGCCCTGCGCAAGATCTCCGGCGACCGCGAGGTGCTCGAGGCGGCGAACCGCGCCACGCAGCACCTCTACATCGTCAATCCGATCAAGCCCTTCGAGAAACGGGCGAAATCCCTCTTCAGCACCCATCCGCCGATCGAGGAACGCATCGAGCGCATCATGTCGATGTGAGCGTATCGGCGCGAAACGGCCGCCGGCGGGGCCGGCGGCCGTGTATCGCCTGTCATCGCGCGTCGATCGGTCAGTCCACGAGGAGCTTCCCGTTTTTCATGATCGCCGTGCCGTCGAGCTCGACGGTCGGATCCCTGACGATCCCGTCGAGATGGATCGGCACGTCGATCGTTCCTCCCATCGACATGTTGTTGCCGAGGGCGATGTGGATCGTCCCCATCACCTTCTCGTCCTCGAGGATGTTTCCGATGATCCGGGCGGCGTCGTTCGTGCCGATCCCGAGCTCGGCCGCGTTGCGGGCCGGTTTGCCGAGCGGCTCAAGCTTCGACTCGAGGAGGGCCGCCTCCGGGCCGCCGGTGATCTCGACGGCGTAGCCGTCTTCCACGCGGATCGTGATCGGCGTCTTCCCGGTGAGATCGCCGATGCCGGCCATCGAGCCGTCGACGACGAAGACGCCGTTCGTTGCGCCTTCCTTCGGCATCATGTAGGACTCGCCGGAGGGGAGGTTGCCGAAGGAGCCGGGCTCGTGCATGAGGCCCGTCGAGGAGATGGCGTCGATCCCGTCGATCGGGATCGTGATGTCGGTCCCCGCGGCGGTGGTGACGCGAGCGACCTTCGCCGCGTCGAGGAGCGCGGTGACGCGCTTCGTCCGCTCGGCGATCGCGTAGTAGTCGGCGTTGAGGCAGCGGACCATCGTGTCGACGGTGATCCCCGGCATCGTCGCCACGCGGCCGCCCCTCGCGCAGGTCGCGCGCCGGGCCGCCGTGTGGGTGAGCGATTTCGAGGTGGGGGCGACGACGACGTCGGAGGAGAGCATCGCCTCGAGCACCGGCGCGGGAGGCTCCTCGCCGTTCCGGCTCAGGGGGTACATCTTGATGAGCATGGCGAGCGCGCCGAGCTCGTTGCCCTGGACGAAGAGGGCCTCGCCGATGTCGGCCAGTTCGGTGTCGGTGACGACGAGGAGCTTCTCGCCGGCGGTCACCTTGAGGCAGTCCCTGACGGCGATCATCGCCGCGTCCATCAGTTTCCTGTCCATGGATAATCCTTTCGTCACGTGTGCCGCCGGCGGGAGCCGGCTTCCGTCCCGTTCGCCCCGGGCGCGCCGACCATCCTACCAGATGACGAACGATCGTTCACGGTTTTTCCCCGCCGTCGGCCTCAAGCGGCGGGAAGACGGCCGGGAGGGGGGCCTTGACCGCGACCGTCCTTCCCGTCGCGGGATGCGGGAAATCCAGTTGCCGCGCGTGGAGGAGCAGGGGGCCGCCGCCGTGCCCGTAGAGGCGGTCGCCCGCGACCGGACAGCCGATCGAGGCGAGGTGGACGCGGACCTGGTGGGTCCGTCCCGTCTCGATCGCCGCCTCGACGAGCGCCCGCCCGCCGGGAAGGCGGCGGAGAAGGCGGTAGGCCGTGCGGGCGGGGCGGCCCTCCGCGTCGACGCGCGCCAGGGACGACCGGTTCTTGCAAACGGCGATCGGCGCGTCGACGGTCCCCGCCGGCGGATCAGGGACGCCGTCGGTGACGGCGACGTAGATCTTGCGTACCCGCCCCTCCCGGAAGGCCGCCGAGAGCGACCGGGCGGCCACGCGCGTCTTCGCGCAGACGAGCACGCCGGTCGTGCCGATGTCGAGCCGGTGGACGGGTGTCCAGGGGAAGGGGGGCGTTTCCGCTTCGTCGCCGGCCGAGGCGGCCCGGCGGGCGGCGAGAAGATCGAGCACCGAGCCGAGGGCCGGCTCGTTGCCCGGCTGGACGGGAAGCCCCGCCGGCTTGTCGATGACGATCACCTGCCCGTCCTCGTAGAGAGCGGAGACCCCGCGTTCGCCGGGGCCGAGGCGCGCCGGTCCGCCGGCCGCGCCGCCCGCCCCTGCGCCAGGCGGTTCCGGAGCTCGCGGACGGGCCAGGCCGGATCCGGCCGGCGCCGGGGCGTCGGCACGGCCGCCGCCGGCGAGGGCCGCCTCGTCGATCTCCACGACGTCGCCGGCGGCGAGACGCTCGCCGCCGCGCGCCCGGCGCCCGTTCAGCGTGACGGGCCCGCGCCGCAGGAAAGCCTGCGCGCCGGCGAAGGAGAGGCCGGGCGCGAGGGCCCGCACGAGGCGATCGATCCTCGTTCCGGCCCACTCCTCGCCGATCTCGATCCGCCGCATTTCGTCTCCGTTCCCCGGCGCCGGCAGGCGCCGGTCGTTTCGTTCCGCCGCCCCGACGGGGGCGGCGGTCACTCGATCGCCTCGATCCGCATCCGTTTCGGATACGTTCCCTCGTAGCGGATGTAGAGGCAGGGGCGCCGTCGCCGCACGGCCTCGTCGCCCGCCACCTCGACGACGTCGAGTTCCGGGCGCTCGAGGCGGACGGCGTCGGCGAGATAGGGGAAGGCCATCGGCGGGTCCTCCACGCAGATCCTGGCCGTGCCGGGGCGCGCGTCGGCCTCGGCGACGATCGCCGCGACCGTGTGGCGGTACATCCCGGTGAACTCGTCCCATTTCTTCTCGAGCCGGTCGATCCGCACGAGGGAGCCCGCGACGACGGCGGCGAGAAGGAGCAGGCCGGCGATCCGCCGCCGCCCGCCCCGATTGACGAGCAGCGAGAGGAGGAGCGCGACGATCAGCGTCGAGCCGACCGATGAGAGGTAGTAGTATCGGCCCTGCGTGATCGATTCGCTCGAGAAGAACCGGTAGCGGAAGGGCGCCGCCGGCAAAAGGGCGATGACGGTCCAGCCGACGGCGAAAGCGAAGGCGCGCCGCCGTCCCGTCTCCTCGCCGGTCCACAAGAGGAAAAGCAGCAGTGGGAGGGCGACGATCTCCGGCGCGAAGGGATGGGTCGACGCGGCAACGTGCGTCCCGGCCGGCCAGGCGAGGCTCAGCAGCGGCCACGGGTAGAGCTGCGCGAGGACGCCGCCGGCGAGATTGCGGAGGGCGTGCGGGCCGGGGCCCCAGTCGCTCTTGAGGAAGCCTCCCATCACCGATTGCCGCAAGGCGAGGTAGAGCGCCGTCGCGACGAGGGCCGCCACGATCGTTTCGCGGCCGACGAACCGCCCGCCGGCGCCTGCCGGCGCGAAGCGCAGGAGCAGGAGGAGGAAAAGGCCCGCCACCGCCGTCTCCTTCGCGGCGAGGGCGAGAACGAAGAGGATCGTGAAGAGGGCCGTCCTGGCGCGCGGACCGGGCCGTTCGCCGGTGGCGGCGAGGAGCGCGAAAAGCAGGAAGGCCGTCGAGAAAAGCGTCGTGCGGGCGCTGATCCAGAGGATCGCCGCCGCGTGCACGCTCGAGACGGCGAAGAGGACCGCCGCCAGCGCGGCGGTCGCCCGGTCGCAAAGCAGCCGCGCGAGGAGATGGAAGACGAGGACGGCGCAGACGACGTGGAAAAGGAGGTTGATCGACGCGGCGAGGGGGATCTTCCCCGGCGCGAGTTGTTCGAGGCCCCAGAAGGAGAGGTTGACGAGGGGCCGGAAGAAGGAGACCACCTGGAAGGTCGCGAGGTTCCCCGGCGTCATCTCCTCGCGGGCCGCCCGCATCCACGAGAAATCGTCGTTGAAGGGGTAGTTGTCGCCGATGCCGTGGTATGCGGCGGCGCAGAGGAGGTAGAGGAGGAGGCAGAGGGCGAGCGTCCCCCGCGTCGTGCCGAGCGCCCGGTCGAGGGCGCCGGCGTCCATGTTGCCGGTCTGCGTCGCCATGGTCGTGCCCCGCATTCTAGCGGAGAGGCCGGATCGCGTCATGCACCTTTTCGGCATTCATTTCTTGCCAGCGCCCGGGCGTCTGCTATCCTGTCCCCGCCGGATGACGGAGAGAGAACGTATCCATGACGCCGGGAGGTGCCGCATGAGGGCCGGGAAGATCGTGCTGTCGACGGCAATCGCCGCCGCCGTCCTCCTCGGCGCGTCGCCGCGCGCCTCGCGCGGAAGCTGTTTCGACGCCGCCGACCTGTACCGCCTGCGCCTGGCGGTCGACGTGGCGATCTCGCCGGACGGCGGCTGGGTGGCCTTCATCGTCGCCGAGCCGCCCGATACGCTCCGCGGCGAGCGCCGTTCCCACGGCGATCTCTGGATCGCCCCGGCGGACGGTTCGCGTCCCCCGCGGCGATATGCCTCCGGGCCCTCGATGGAACGGATGCCCCGGTGGTCGCCGGACGGGTGGAGCGTCGCCTTCCTCTCCGATCGCGACGAGAGCGGGACGGCGCAGGTCTGGGTCGTCCGGCGGAACGGGGGCGAGCCCCGGAAAATCACCGGTTTCGGCGAGGGCGTCGGCTTTTTCGCGTGGTCGCCGGAGGGGCGCCGGCTCGCCGTGACGGTCGTCGACACCCTCTCCGCGGCAACCGAGGCGGCCCGCGCGCGGGGAGACGACGAGCGGGTCGTCGACCAGGACGACCGCTTCGCCCGCCTCCGGATCGTCGACCTGGAGACGGGAGCCGGCGATGCGGTGACGCCCCCCGGTCTCCACGTGACCTCGGCCGCCTGGTCGCCCGGCGGCGAGCGGATCGCCATCGTCGTCGCCGACCGACCGACGAGCGGCGAGACCTACTGGAACGGGCGCCTGGAGATCCTCTCGCTGCGCGACGGCGAGCGGACGGCGCTCGCCGGCCATGCGGTCGGCACGCCCTCGTGGTCGCCCGGCGGCGAGCAAATCGCCTTCGAGCTGCGCGAGGCGCACCCGGAGATCACCGTGCCCGCGCCCCTTGTCGGCGTCGTGCCCGCTGGTGGGGGAGAGGTGCGGCGGATCGGCGCGCGTCACGCGGGCGCATTCCGCGCGCCGCGCTGGCTGCCGGACGGCGAGCACATTGCCGTCTTCGAGATGGCGGGGGTCCGCGGAACCCTCTCCGTCGTCGCCGTGGAGGACGGAGAGGTGGATCGCCGCGAGGAACTGCTCGTGCCCTACTCCTTTCTCGCGTCGCCGTTCGACGTTTCGGCCGACGGCCGGTGTTTCGCCTTCCTCCGGGGCTCGGCAAGCAAGCCCCCCGAGGTCTGGGCCGACGACGGGGGCTGGTTCGGCGGGCCGAAGCGCCTGACCGACCTCAATCCCTGGCTCGGAACCCGCCAGCTCCCCGACATGCGCGTCGTCCGGTGGACGAGCCGTGACGGTACGGCGGTCGAGGGGGTGCTCGTGACCTCCCCGGATGCGAAGCGCGACGGACGGGGCGCCGCCGTCGTCATCGTCCACGGGGGACCTTCCTGGGCGTGGTGGCTCGGCTGGCACGGCACGTGGCACGAATGGGCCATTCCGCTCGCCTGCCGCGGGTTCACCGTCCTCCTGCCGAACCCGCGCGGCAGCGTCGGGTACGGCACGGGCTTCGCGCGCGCCAACTTCGACGACTGGGGCGGCGGGGATTTCGAGGACGTCATGGCCGGGGCCGACCTTCTCGTCGACGAGGGCTGGGCCGATCCGGCCCGCATCGGGATCGGCGGGTGGAGCTACGGCGGCTACATGGCCGCCTGGGCCGTCACGCAGACCGACCGCTTCGCGGCGGCGGTGGTCGGGGCGGGCGTGACCGATCTGTTCTCCTTCCACGGCACGACCGACATCACCCCGCAGTTCCTCGAGCAATACCTCCGCGACGTGCCCTACCGCCGTCCCGAGGCCTATCGGAACCGGTCCGCCGTCGAGTTCGTCGCACGGGCCTCGACGCCGACGCTCGTCCTCCACGGCGCCGCGGACGTCCGCGTGCCGGCGGGGCAGGGCTACGAGCTCTACCGCGGCCTGCGACAGACGGGAACGGAGACCGAACTCGTCGTCTATCCGCGCGAGGGGCACGGTTTCGGCGAGATCCGCCACCAGGTCGATCTCGTCGAGCGGATCGTCGACTGGTACGAGCGGCGCCTGCGCTGACTTCCCGCGGCGCCCCGACCTGCCCGGTTCCGGGCGTCCGAATATTCCGCTTGAGCAGGCCGCCAGGCGGCGGTACACTCCCTTTTTCGCATCCGCGACGAAACCAGATTCACGACAGCGGAGGTATCGGATGAGCGGACTCTTCGGCGTCGTCTCGAAGGAGGATTGCACCAGGACGCTGCTGTACGGGACGGACTACCACTCGCACCTGGGCACCCAGTTCGGCGGAGTCGCGGTCCTCGGCGAGGACTTCGAGCGCCAGATCCACAACATCAGCCAGAGCCAGTTCAAGTCGAAATTCTACGAGGATCTCGACCGGATGAGCGGCTCGAGCGGCATCGGCGTCATCAGCGCATCCGAGGAGCAGCCGATCTACCTCAACTCGCGGTTCGGCCCCTTCTGCATCGTCACCGACGGATTCATCGACAACGCGCACGAGCTCGCCCGGCGGATGCTCGAGGAGGGGATCACCTTCAGCGAGGTCGGCGACGGCGTGGTCAACACCACCGAACTCGTCGCAAAGCTCATCACGAGCGGCAGGAGCCTCATCGACGGCATCGAGCGGATGTTCGACGCGATCGACGGCTCATGCTCGCTCCTGATCCTCCACCGCGACGGGATCTACGCCGCGCGCGACCGGTACGGCTACTCCCACCTCGCCGTGGGGAAGGGTCCGTCCGGGTGGGCCGTCACCTCCGAGACGACCGCCTTCCTCAACAACGGCTTCCGCACCCACGTCTGCCTCGGCCCGGGGGAGATCGCCCTCGTCACCCGCGACGGGCTCCAACAGCAGCGCGCCGGCGACGGCGTCGAGCAGATCTGCGCCTTCCTCTGGATCTACACCGGATTTCCCTCCTCCGACTACGAGGGGATCAACGTCGAGACGGTGCGCGAGCGCTGCGGCCGCTGCCTCGCCCGCCGCGACGGCGACATCGAGGCCGACGTCGTCTGCGGGATTCCGGACTCGGGCGTCGCCCACGCGATCGGCTACGCGATGGAGTCGGGCATCCCCTACCGGCGGCCGCTCGTCAAGTACACGCCCGGCTACGGCCGTTCGTATATCCCGCCCACGCAGGAGACCCGCGATCTCGTCGCCCGGATGAAGCTCGTGGCGAACCGCGACATCATCGACGGGAACAGCATCGTCGTTTGCGAGGACTCGATCGTCCGCGGCACGCAGCTCAAGAACCACACGATCGGCAAGTTCCTCGACCGGGGTGCGCGGGAGATCCACGTGCGCCCCGCCTGTCCGCCCCTCATGTATCCCTGCCGGTTCAATCTCTCCACGCGTGGTCTCCACGAGCTCGCCGCCCGCCGCGCCATCAGCGATATCGAGGGCGGTGACGTCGAGGACGTCTCGCGCTACCTCGACCCCTCGAGCGACGAGTACGCGCGGATGGTCGAATGGATCAGGCGGGACATCGAGGCGACGACGCTGCGCTACCAGACCCTCGACGACATGATCGAGGCGATCGGTTTGCCGCGCACGCGTCTCTGCACCTACTGCTGGACCGGCGAGTACCCGCGCCCGCGGGGGGATCGCGCGGCGGCGGGCGAGAAGACCTCCGCGGCGGCGCGGTAGCGTCCGGGAACGCCAAAACAGGAAATACAAAATAACGGTTCTCGCCTTGGTTTCCGGTTGTGTCCCGTCCGGCGGCGGAGTATGCTGTCGCCCGGTCTATCCATCTTCAGGATACGCAACACGCGTCATGATGGCGGACGCCCGCCTCGACGGCCGCCGGTCACGGCGGCACGCACCGAGTGCCCGCATGCACCCCGGCACGGGAGGATCGGCATGAGGTCGCGGCTTCCTTCGTTCTGTTGCATCGTTCTCGCCTGCGCGGCGCTTCTCGCTTCCTGCAGCGACGACGCCTCGTGCCCCGTCTGCGAGACGAAATCCTCCGACGCCGTCTCGACGGCGCCCCTCTTCGACGTGGCGACGGATTACACGACCGGCAACGGTCCCGTCGCCGTCTGCGCCGGCGATTTCAACGGTGACGGGGCCCTGGACCTGGCGACGGCGAATTTCACCCAGGGCACCGTCTCGGTCCGGTTGAACGAGGGCGGCGGCGTGCTGGGCGAGCAGAGCGACGCGGCCGCCGGCACCGGGCCGCGCGACATCGCCGCGGGCGACATCGACGGCGATGGGGCGATCGATCTCGTCGTCGCGAGCAACGGGGACGCCCCGCTCTTCGCCGTGCTTTTCAATCACGGTCGCGGGGAATTCGCCGCCGGCGTCAACACCGGCCTCGGGACCGGCGCCAACGCGGTCATCGTCGAGGATCTCGACGGCGACGGCGATCTCGACGTGGCCGTCTCGTGCGATGACGAACCGGCCGTCGTGTCTGTCTGCCTGAACGACGGCGGGGAATTCTCCGCGCAGGCCGACTACGCCGTCGGTGACGGGGCCCGGTCCCTCACGGCGGGCGATCTCGACGGCGACGGCGACATCGATCTCGTGACGGCCGACCGCGACGACAACACCGTCTCGGTGCTCCTCAACGGGGGCGACGGCACCTACGCGTCGCGCGCGGCGTACGCGACGGATCCGGGACCGACCGGTGTCGGACTCTGCGACATCGACGGCGACGGCGACCGGGATCTCTACATCGGGGCCGGCTCGAACGACGATTACCTCTACAACGGGGGAGACGGGACCTTCGGCGGGCTGCACTCGATACTGATCGGAACGCAGGCGGCCATGCGACTGCGCGTTGCGGACATCGACGGCGAAGGCCGCGACGATATCGTCAAGATAATGGAGCACGGCGGTTGCATCGTGCAGCTCTCCAGCGGGTTCGGCTTCCATGTCTATTCCCGCGGAGACTGCATGGGAGGGTGCGCCGCGGATGTCGACGGCGACGGCGACAACGATGTCGTCGTCGTGGACCATGGAAGCAGCCGGATAAACATCTTCCCGAACGACGGCGCTGGGTATTTCCCCGGCTCCGAATGGACACTCGCCCAGTGCGCGTACGATCTTCTCGCCGCGGATCTCGACGGGGACGGCGATACCGATCTGGCGACGACCGATCGATGCGACGACGAGGTCTGGATCTTCAAGAACGACGGGAACGGCGGCTTCGCTGATACGTTGAGACGCGGTGCCGGGGACGGACCCGTATCGCTCTGCGCGGGGGATTTCGACGGAAACGGATCCATCGATCTCGCGGTGGCGAACAGGGAGTCGCAGGACGTCAGCGTGCTCTCCGGTGTCGGCGGCGATTTCATCGCCGCGGGAACCTACGATGTCGGCGCGGGATTGGCGGGGATCTGCGCCGCCGAACTCGACGGCGACGGCGACATCGATCTGGCCGTCATGTCCCATTATGGCAATC
The window above is part of the Candidatus Krumholzibacteriota bacterium genome. Proteins encoded here:
- a CDS encoding LemA family protein, which gives rise to MIGWIVLIVLVVLLFAAIGIYNTLVRLRKRCDNGWAQIDVQLKRRYDLIPNLVETAKGYLKHEREVLENVTKARQQAIDASGVADQAKAENFLSQTLRSLFAVVENYPDLKGNQSMMAVQEELVSTENKISFARQHYNDTVMVYNTRTEVFPSNVVAGMFGFKPRDFFELEDAAQREAPKVDFS
- a CDS encoding amidophosphoribosyltransferase, which codes for MSGLFGVVSKEDCTRTLLYGTDYHSHLGTQFGGVAVLGEDFERQIHNISQSQFKSKFYEDLDRMSGSSGIGVISASEEQPIYLNSRFGPFCIVTDGFIDNAHELARRMLEEGITFSEVGDGVVNTTELVAKLITSGRSLIDGIERMFDAIDGSCSLLILHRDGIYAARDRYGYSHLAVGKGPSGWAVTSETTAFLNNGFRTHVCLGPGEIALVTRDGLQQQRAGDGVEQICAFLWIYTGFPSSDYEGINVETVRERCGRCLARRDGDIEADVVCGIPDSGVAHAIGYAMESGIPYRRPLVKYTPGYGRSYIPPTQETRDLVARMKLVANRDIIDGNSIVVCEDSIVRGTQLKNHTIGKFLDRGAREIHVRPACPPLMYPCRFNLSTRGLHELAARRAISDIEGGDVEDVSRYLDPSSDEYARMVEWIRRDIEATTLRYQTLDDMIEAIGLPRTRLCTYCWTGEYPRPRGDRAAAGEKTSAAAR
- a CDS encoding VCBS repeat-containing protein — its product is MRSRLPSFCCIVLACAALLASCSDDASCPVCETKSSDAVSTAPLFDVATDYTTGNGPVAVCAGDFNGDGALDLATANFTQGTVSVRLNEGGGVLGEQSDAAAGTGPRDIAAGDIDGDGAIDLVVASNGDAPLFAVLFNHGRGEFAAGVNTGLGTGANAVIVEDLDGDGDLDVAVSCDDEPAVVSVCLNDGGEFSAQADYAVGDGARSLTAGDLDGDGDIDLVTADRDDNTVSVLLNGGDGTYASRAAYATDPGPTGVGLCDIDGDGDRDLYIGAGSNDDYLYNGGDGTFGGLHSILIGTQAAMRLRVADIDGEGRDDIVKIMEHGGCIVQLSSGFGFHVYSRGDCMGGCAADVDGDGDNDVVVVDHGSSRINIFPNDGAGYFPGSEWTLAQCAYDLLAADLDGDGDTDLATTDRCDDEVWIFKNDGNGGFADTLRRGAGDGPVSLCAGDFDGNGSIDLAVANRESQDVSVLSGVGGDFIAAGTYDVGAGLAGICAAELDGDGDIDLAVMSHYGNLAVLPNAGGGVFGAVSPLFAVLNGSTKAIAIDPDGDGVMDLVHGSLSGNVVHRWRNQGEGAFTLSTLAGGAGCCAVWAGDLDGYGDDDLVAINKDDNTVSVWLNLGDGEFSASEAFGAGYEPTVVCGGDFDGDGDVDLAIGSSGDKVVTVLLNDGTGAFGGRVDYLVQSIATALQPLDADGDGDLDLAVVRNSTALVILENLKK
- a CDS encoding M48 family metallopeptidase, which gives rise to MYAEIARNRRNSWLLVVVVSAVLLLLGWALGEYWGNSWFGVGLAVAVAVVTSLVSFFGGGSIILTMSRAKKIEKKDAPQLFNVVEELSIAAGLPMPAVYLIDDTAPNAFATGRDPEHAAVAITSGLLEKLTRDELQGVMAHELSHVRNRDILFSMMVGIMVGSIVLLSDFFMRSFLWGGGRRRKSGGKDGGNAIFAVVAILLAIVAPIFAKLLQLAVSRQREYLADASAVQLTRYPAGLAGALRKISGDREVLEAANRATQHLYIVNPIKPFEKRAKSLFSTHPPIEERIERIMSM
- a CDS encoding aminopeptidase translates to MDRKLMDAAMIAVRDCLKVTAGEKLLVVTDTELADIGEALFVQGNELGALAMLIKMYPLSRNGEEPPAPVLEAMLSSDVVVAPTSKSLTHTAARRATCARGGRVATMPGITVDTMVRCLNADYYAIAERTKRVTALLDAAKVARVTTAAGTDITIPIDGIDAISSTGLMHEPGSFGNLPSGESYMMPKEGATNGVFVVDGSMAGIGDLTGKTPITIRVEDGYAVEITGGPEAALLESKLEPLGKPARNAAELGIGTNDAARIIGNILEDEKVMGTIHIALGNNMSMGGTIDVPIHLDGIVRDPTVELDGTAIMKNGKLLVD
- a CDS encoding RluA family pseudouridine synthase, giving the protein MRRIEIGEEWAGTRIDRLVRALAPGLSFAGAQAFLRRGPVTLNGRRARGGERLAAGDVVEIDEAALAGGGRADAPAPAGSGLARPRAPEPPGAGAGGAAGGPARLGPGERGVSALYEDGQVIVIDKPAGLPVQPGNEPALGSVLDLLAARRAASAGDEAETPPFPWTPVHRLDIGTTGVLVCAKTRVAARSLSAAFREGRVRKIYVAVTDGVPDPPAGTVDAPIAVCKNRSSLARVDAEGRPARTAYRLLRRLPGGRALVEAAIETGRTHQVRVHLASIGCPVAGDRLYGHGGGPLLLHARQLDFPHPATGRTVAVKAPLPAVFPPLEADGGEKP
- a CDS encoding S9 family peptidase codes for the protein MRAGKIVLSTAIAAAVLLGASPRASRGSCFDAADLYRLRLAVDVAISPDGGWVAFIVAEPPDTLRGERRSHGDLWIAPADGSRPPRRYASGPSMERMPRWSPDGWSVAFLSDRDESGTAQVWVVRRNGGEPRKITGFGEGVGFFAWSPEGRRLAVTVVDTLSAATEAARARGDDERVVDQDDRFARLRIVDLETGAGDAVTPPGLHVTSAAWSPGGERIAIVVADRPTSGETYWNGRLEILSLRDGERTALAGHAVGTPSWSPGGEQIAFELREAHPEITVPAPLVGVVPAGGGEVRRIGARHAGAFRAPRWLPDGEHIAVFEMAGVRGTLSVVAVEDGEVDRREELLVPYSFLASPFDVSADGRCFAFLRGSASKPPEVWADDGGWFGGPKRLTDLNPWLGTRQLPDMRVVRWTSRDGTAVEGVLVTSPDAKRDGRGAAVVIVHGGPSWAWWLGWHGTWHEWAIPLACRGFTVLLPNPRGSVGYGTGFARANFDDWGGGDFEDVMAGADLLVDEGWADPARIGIGGWSYGGYMAAWAVTQTDRFAAAVVGAGVTDLFSFHGTTDITPQFLEQYLRDVPYRRPEAYRNRSAVEFVARASTPTLVLHGAADVRVPAGQGYELYRGLRQTGTETELVVYPREGHGFGEIRHQVDLVERIVDWYERRLR